The following DNA comes from Pseudomonadota bacterium.
CGGTGCGACCGCGCGGATCTCTCGCTCGAGGCGCCGCCGCTCTCGGAGGAGGCTCGAGAAGCTGCGCGACGGATCGAGGAGGAACTGTCTGACGTCGACCCCGAGCGCGCCGAGCGCCTCAGCCTGGCGTCGAGAGAAGATCATCTCGATCCCGCCCGGCCTGCCCGGGATGACGATCATCGCCTTCAAGGCGACCCCCCCTCGGCGAGCCGCTCGACGACGGAGAACACCGGCCTGAGCGTGACCATCCAGTCGAGGTGCGTCCGGCAGTACACCGCCGCGCGCTCGCCCATCGAGCGCCTGAGCGCCGCGTCGTCGAACAGGCGGGCGAGCTCGCGGCCGAACGAAGCGGCGTCCCCGGGCGTGTACCTCGCGCCGAGCCCGTTCGCCTCGACGAAATCGTAGTACGGCGCGCGCGGCACGAGCACCGGGCGCCCGGCTTGCAGGTAGTCCGCGATCTTGAGCGGGCTGCCGCCGCGCTGTCCGCCGAACCCGTAGTCGATCTCGGGCGGGGTGTACGCGGCGACATCGGCGACAGCGACGTACCTCCTCATCAGCCTGCGCTCGAGGAAGCCGAGGAAGCGCACCCGATCCGCGAGCCCGGGCGGCACGGCGCGCTCGAGCTCGCTTTGCATGGGGCCGTCCCCGAGCACGAGGAGTGACGCGTTCTCGTGCGCGGGGCCCTCGGCGAACGCGGCGAACGCGCGGACGAGGAACTCCACGCCCTCGTAGTGCCGAAGGTGCCCAACGTAGATGGCGTAGCGCCGGTCCGGATCCAGCCCCAGGGCGGCCCTCTCGCCGCGCGGATCGGCGCCCGCCGCACGCTCTTCCGGGAAGCACCCGTTCGGGACGACCTCGATGGCCGCCGCGCCGGGGTAGTGATCGACGAGGTTTCGGCGGAAGTTCTCGCAGGTCGTGAAGACACGGCTCGCGCGCCTGAACAACGCCCTGTCATAGACCTTGTAGATCCGCTCCTTCGCCCGCTGCATCCGCTCGCCAGGGCGTCTGTCGAGCAGCGCCTGGTTCGGGAGCCCGTTCACCTCGACGCAGATGTCCCGCGCGCCGGTAAACCGCATCAGGAGCGGCGCGATCAGCATCGTCGTGTAGCGGAAGTAGAACAGGGTCGGCTCCCCGGGCGCCCGGCGGGCGAGCAGATCCCGCGCGATCCGCAGCTGGCGAAGGACGAAGATCGCGTGGGGGATCTTCGGCGCGTCTTCGTGGATCACGACCTCCACGTCCTCGAGCTTCGCGAGAGCCCGGAGCAGGGGGTTGTTCCCCATCGCCGTGATCCGGCCCACGTCCCGGTGACGCCGCAGCGCGCGCACGAAGTCGAGGGAGTGGTTGAGCGGCCCGCTCGCGCCGGCGTGGAGCCGACAGAAGAACACGACGTGCACCTTGGTGCGCCGGATCATCTCGGCCCTCGGCGCTCGAAAGTGTACCCGGCCACGAGCCGCGCGCCGGTGAGGGCGGTGTACCACAACGCGTAGGGGCGATCGAAGCACGACCGCGCGAACGCGTACGTCGTGAGCAGGTTGCCGGGCAGGCGGCGATCCAGCACGTAGCCGGCGAGCCCGGAACGGACGTTGCCCCGGCGCCCCCAGCCGGTCCCGACACGGGCGTCGGCAGCGCACACGAGCCTGTAGCCGGCGCGCCGCGCGCGCCACGAGAGCTCGTAGTCGGCGGAGTAGTGCGGCAAGCGGCGCTCGTCGAAGAGGCCGACGTCGCGCAGCGCGCGCACCGGGATCAGCGTGCCGCGGCCCGAGAGGACGTCGCAGTCGAGCACGGCGCCCGCGGGCAGCGCGTCCGGGGTGCGGTCCCTGTAGCTCGAGGCGAACTCCGCCCGCAGCCAGCGGAGGCGCAGCTCCGCGTACCGCACGGTTCGAGTGAGGTCGTCGATGCAGACCGAGCCGACGAGCGCGCGCGGGTGCTCCGCCGCTGCGCCGGCGAGCGCGGCCAGGTACTCCGGGCCGACGCGCACGTCGTCGTTGATGGTGACGACGGCGTCGCCGGATCCGGCGCGCGGGAGGATCTCCTCGAGGCCCGCGTTCATCGCTCCCGCCCACCACAGCTCCGCGCCGGCCCTGACGACGGTCAGCCTCTCGCGCTCGGCGCCCTGGAATTCGACCGGCACCGTGCCGTGGTCGATGCACACGACGTCAAAGTCGCGGTACGTCTGCGCCGCGAGCTGCCGCACGAGCTCCCGGGCCCGCTCGGGCCGGTCGAAGGTCGGGAACAGGACGTGCAGGAAGGAGCCCATGCGGTCACGTCGACAGCAGCGCGACGGCCGTGCGCTCGGCGGAGCGGAGGTCGGCGACGCCGTGCACCCGGATCTCCGGATCCGGGAGGTTCAGGCGGACGAGCCCGCGCAGCACGTTGCCGGGCCCGATCTCGACGTAGTCGGTCACCTTGAGCTCGGCGAGGCGCCGCAGCACCGCGTCGAACCGGATCGGCGACTCGAGCTGCCCGGCCAGGAGCTCGCGGACCGCCGCCGGCTCCGCCGCCGCGTGGCCGTGGCGGTTGAAGATCATCGCGACGGGCTCGCCGACCCGCGCCCGGGGCTTCGGCCCCCGCTTCCAGGTCTGCGCGATCGGCGCCTCGCCCGCGCTCGCGGCGCGCGCGATCTCGAGCCGGCCGAGCGCCTCGCCGAACGCCACGACCGCCGGCCGCATGAGCGGCGAGTGCCACGCGCCGGACACGCGGAGCCGCGTCAGCTTGACGCCCGGGCGCCTCCCGAGCGCTCGCTCGGCCTCGGCCACGAGCGCCGCGTCCCCTGAGATCACGATCTGCGACGGCGCGTTCAAAGCCGCGATGCCGATCGCCCCTTGCGCCGCGAGCTCAGCTATCGCCTCGCCGACGGCGCGCTCGTCCAAGCCGGCCACCGCGATCATGCTGCCGTCGCGGAGCTCCGCCGCCTCGCTCATCGCCTTGCCCCGCGCGGCGGCGAGGATCACGGCGTCCCGCGGGTGCGCCATCCCGGCCGCGGCGAGCGCCGGGATCTCGCCGAGCGAGTGGCCCGCCACGACGTCCGCGCGGATCCCCGCCTCGCCGAGGCGGCGCCAGAGCGCGAGGGAGACCACCGTGAGCGCGGGCTGGAGGAGGCGCGTCTCGGCGAGCTTCCTCTCCGGGCCCCGGACGCAGACGCGGGCGATGTCCTCGCCGGTCTCGGCGCTCGCGATCGCGGCGAGCTCGTCCGCGAACGCGTCCTTGCCGAAGAGATCCCGGCCCATGCCCGCCTCCTGCGAACCCTGGCCGGGAAACAGGAAGGCGATCCTCCGCATCATGGCGCCGCGCCCACCGTCGAAGTCAGCCCGCCGTCCACGACGATCTCCTGGCCGACGACGTAGCTCGCCTCGTCGGAGA
Coding sequences within:
- a CDS encoding ACP S-malonyltransferase, whose amino-acid sequence is MMRRIAFLFPGQGSQEAGMGRDLFGKDAFADELAAIASAETGEDIARVCVRGPERKLAETRLLQPALTVVSLALWRRLGEAGIRADVVAGHSLGEIPALAAAGMAHPRDAVILAAARGKAMSEAAELRDGSMIAVAGLDERAVGEAIAELAAQGAIGIAALNAPSQIVISGDAALVAEAERALGRRPGVKLTRLRVSGAWHSPLMRPAVVAFGEALGRLEIARAASAGEAPIAQTWKRGPKPRARVGEPVAMIFNRHGHAAAEPAAVRELLAGQLESPIRFDAVLRRLAELKVTDYVEIGPGNVLRGLVRLNLPDPEIRVHGVADLRSAERTAVALLST
- a CDS encoding glycosyltransferase family 2 protein, producing the protein MGSFLHVLFPTFDRPERARELVRQLAAQTYRDFDVVCIDHGTVPVEFQGAERERLTVVRAGAELWWAGAMNAGLEEILPRAGSGDAVVTINDDVRVGPEYLAALAGAAAEHPRALVGSVCIDDLTRTVRYAELRLRWLRAEFASSYRDRTPDALPAGAVLDCDVLSGRGTLIPVRALRDVGLFDERRLPHYSADYELSWRARRAGYRLVCAADARVGTGWGRRGNVRSGLAGYVLDRRLPGNLLTTYAFARSCFDRPYALWYTALTGARLVAGYTFERRGPR
- a CDS encoding glycosyltransferase → MIRRTKVHVVFFCRLHAGASGPLNHSLDFVRALRRHRDVGRITAMGNNPLLRALAKLEDVEVVIHEDAPKIPHAIFVLRQLRIARDLLARRAPGEPTLFYFRYTTMLIAPLLMRFTGARDICVEVNGLPNQALLDRRPGERMQRAKERIYKVYDRALFRRASRVFTTCENFRRNLVDHYPGAAAIEVVPNGCFPEERAAGADPRGERAALGLDPDRRYAIYVGHLRHYEGVEFLVRAFAAFAEGPAHENASLLVLGDGPMQSELERAVPPGLADRVRFLGFLERRLMRRYVAVADVAAYTPPEIDYGFGGQRGGSPLKIADYLQAGRPVLVPRAPYYDFVEANGLGARYTPGDAASFGRELARLFDDAALRRSMGERAAVYCRTHLDWMVTLRPVFSVVERLAEGGSP